The genomic window gactactgtttttttagtgatcatctgggaatgtttaaactataagggtttctacttgccaatctaattttagttatggaaaagtttaagtttaagctcaccgaatgttgccggctttccatacccctgtagtgttcagtgataaggaattagactaatcattagaggactacatttgaattataaagttaaagctatggcccatctgcatggactagtagttaatgctactgaaattactttggttacagaagcattagtaacagttataatctgaacagctatataatcaaggacaaaactagctatagttagaaacattttattagtgtggcatatatacctaatatatacctaatattagagttaagagtagtgtgactgctctattggaatccctgaatgctctattagagtatatcgatcttttgcagtaaaaaataagtgtcttgctgggtcacgtgcacttaagcacctgtaatattaataatagtcctcataaactagggtttcaggtttaccatgcgggcgggtgaccagaaactaaggtttgacttggtgtggcctaactTTGAAAGTTTTAATGTCTTTTCGAAAAGTTTTTCCATGTGACTTTGTAAATTGTCTGAAAAACGTTCTGCAAATTCCTTGTTCTCCACACTAACAATCCCGGCTTTTCTGCTGATTCACGAAAGAACTTGCAATTACTGGAGTCTGTCGAAAACCTTGACGAGTGTAACACTCCGTCGCAAACTTCTAAAAGATAGCGTTTCTTGTCAACAACTTCAACTGGGTCTGGAATAGACACGGTGtggggtgtagtatctatggtgcGGGCCATCACAACTCGTCTGTAGAGCGCACATGGAAATAATCAATTTCATTGGCGCTCACAATGGAAAGGTGTCAACGGAGGTGCGGATGGAGGTGACGAAAGTgaagtttccaatcccgggggggtgtagtatctatggtcaaacgaacaatttcgtttctcacgtgatccaatccgggtcagacccggataaattgtaaaccgggtcagacccggatgacccggatgacccgacccggtttcaacgctgatccaAGTGCCATGATGCATTGTTTTCTTCTCAAAACAAGTATTCATCACAGTGAGTTGATTTGATTCACCAAACTGAAGAAACTCTTCAAAAGCAAAGTTTCTTTCTACAATCCCATGTAGTTCCAAACCCACAAGCCATTGGCAGAATCAAACACACCCACCCTAACATTAAAATCTCCCAATATCACAAGGGTGTCACTCAGAGGGACATCATCCTACGTATGTATTCTACAATTGTTCCAAAAACTGGGCAAGAGGAGCCTTGGCAGTTGGTGCATAGGCACAGGCAATAGTCACAAAAGTTTCATCTGATTCCTGCCAATGTTGTTGAGTCCATTTCAACCTAACCACAATCACCCTAGAGCTATCTGGCTTCCATAGCTCACCAGCTTACCTCCATGCAGCTGTAGCTCTCTTATCCAATACAATACCTACACCTTCCCTCCAAGCAACCATATCACCAGCACCAGGAGTAGACCTTCTGGTATCTGCAAACACTGCAAAACACTGCCCAGGGGTCACCATGAGGAGGTGCCAACAAACATAGTCTTGATAAagactgacacacacacaaacacacacaaaaacaattGTGGCATTATGTTCTAACCTGATGGGGTTCTTTGCAGCTCTTTAATTAAAACAGTCATTCCTTTTGCATGGTGATGTGTCACATGACAATGTAGAAGCCACCATCCTGGATTATCCACAACAAATCTAATTACAGTGTATCCTCCATATGGCACTATGATCGTATCCTTTCTTGGGTATTTTTTTCCTGTGCTGTACAAACCATCAGTGACATTCCTCCACTTTATTTCTTGTATGAAGTTGTTTTCATCTCCAATTGTGACAAACCTAGTTGTACAAGAACTATTGTCTGCATTTACAACACATTCAATATTCTCAGTAGACCTTACAAACAAGCCATTAGAGTCATAGGTAGGATAACCTATGTCAACAACATAAAAGTAATGACCATGAATATGTATTGGATGGGCAATACCGATATGCAGGTCTGGATTTGCCACCCTATTGGTAAAGACCATTTCAACTACACTGCCCTTTGGTAGATCATTAATGTCTATAACTTGAGTACAAGCACACTGATTAACAATAGATGTATCACAACCTCTTCTTGGGCAAATTGTGCCTGAATTTTCAAAGTCATTAAAGTGTGTCACTGGAGGATAAGCTGGAAATCGAAAGGTTACTCCATCAACAGCACTACCAAATGTTGTAGCCTCCCCTTGAAAGCCCCAATCAAGGAATATTGTCTTATTAGGATAATAAATAGCATCTGGAATGATGTCATCTTTGAGCTCTTCAATCACCTCAAAATTAATACAGTCATAGATGCTGCCATACACAGTGTATGGGCAATTGACAGCAATACATTTTGATAGATCATTACATTCCCAAGTTTCATTAATATTGGAAATATCCATAGTTTGAACATCTGTATAGTGCAGTATCGCTTCTGCTCTATGGTAATTAATCGGGTTAAAAAATACTTCATTGTTGCTGAGGTCTATGTCTTCTAATGTCTGTGCCCATATCCAAAAATTTCTCTGCCCTGTGTTGTTTGCATGGATAACCACGTCATACCTTTCACCACCATAAATTATGACATAATCTACATTTTCTATTGGCTTTATTGGATTGCCATCAGAAGTAATTACTGTCAACTTATGTCCTTCAACTGAGAACCTGAATGGATTAGACTCTTGTGCACCAATAAGCCTGAAGCGATATCTGCTACCACGAACAACATTAAAGTAGTTCAGACTTTGAGGCTTAATATTTGTCTGACCATTTTCATCAAAGTGCCTTCCTTTATCATTGATAATACCTGACCAAAATGGTATAACTCCAACAAATGAACCGTCTGTTGATCTGGTATGCCTATACATTGCATATGGTGGGTCATTTTCTTGTGACTCTTTAAACCAAAAGTGTCGAAGCCCATAAGTTAAATGATCAGTAAGAAATGATTGGCCATACCAGTCCATTAGTATGAGTGTATGTTGATCTGGAAGATCTTGATCATATGAATTTCCTGGAACTGTGTCCTTTACGATTAGTGCGCCATATAATCCATCAATTCTCTGAAGACCACTATGTGCATGGTACCAGTGTGTTCCTGATGGAGAAGCTTTGAATATGTAAGTAAAGTGATGTAGGGGTTCAATGGGAAGTTGTGATATAAAAGCAACTCCATCATTCCCTGTTGTACCAACCTGATGTATTCCATGCCAGTGAATGGTTATCCCTTCTTCACTTATTAGTTCATTATAAACAGTTACGTTGAGTGTTTGGCTTTCATGAGCAATGATAGTTGGTCCAGGCATTTGACCATTGACAGTTATGATTGGTCTGTAGGTTCCATCAGTTTGGATAGGTTTCATAGCTAATTTTGTGGTATCAACGCCTGGTAAAAGTGTGACCAAAGTTCCATTGGAATCAAAAGCAGCCCTGTATCCTCTTAATTGTTTGAGTTCAGCAGTATTGTTATAGTAAGTCA from Dysidea avara chromosome 2, odDysAvar1.4, whole genome shotgun sequence includes these protein-coding regions:
- the LOC136247332 gene encoding uncharacterized protein, coding for MLTTLILLASIASIGYCIASGYDPQEKVIDCTEGRSAESVCDITLKVEYLTSMTYYNNTAELKQLRGYRAAFDSNGTLVTLLPGVDTTKLAMKPIQTDGTYRPIITVNGQMPGPTIIAHESQTLNVTVYNELISEEGITIHWHGIHQVGTTGNDGVAFISQLPIEPLHHFTYIFKASPSGTHWYHAHSGLQRIDGLYGALIVKDTVPGNSYDQDLPDQHTLILMDWYGQSFLTDHLTYGLRHFWFKESQENDPPYAMYRHTRSTDGSFVGVIPFWSGIINDKGRHFDENGQTNIKPQSLNYFNVVRGSRYRFRLIGAQESNPFRFSVEGHKLTVITSDGNPIKPIENVDYVIIYGGERYDVVIHANNTGQRNFWIWAQTLEDIDLSNNEVFFNPINYHRAEAILHYTDVQTMDISNINETWECNDLSKCIAVNCPYTVYGSIYDCINFEVIEELKDDIIPDAIYYPNKTIFLDWGFQGEATTFGSAVDGVTFRFPAYPPVTHFNDFENSGTICPRRGCDTSIVNQCACTQVIDINDLPKGSVVEMVFTNRVANPDLHIGIAHPIHIHGHYFYVVDIGYPTYDSNGLFVRSTENIECVVNADNSSCTTRFVTIGDENNFIQEIKWRNVTDGLYSTGKKYPRKDTIIVPYGGYTVIRFVVDNPGWWLLHCHVTHHHAKGMTVLIKELQRTPSGSSLIVGPVWMVFAGLLIAMVSMNTVM